Part of the Labilibaculum antarcticum genome, AAATGCCGGAAAGGTTACATTTCCCACTACTTGTGCTAATGTTGTAACTGGAACCTGTTGTAATTTTTTTGCTTGAGAATAAAAGCCCAAAGCTGATGCCGAAAACATACGTCCAATTACCATAAGGTAAACATTCTCGAATGTTTGACTGATTATTCCGGATAACAGAAGTTTGGAACCAAAACGAAATAATTGCTTAAAAGATTGAATTGAAAATACCAATGAAGGTCTCCAAGAACTTTTCACCCAGAACAAAACGGTTCTAAAAAAATAGATCCCAACTATTTGACCTGCCAGTGCCCAAACTCCATAACCAAGCAAAGCCATTCCTACTCCCACAAAAGCCGATAAAAAATTAGCAATTACCACCACCTGAGCAATGGCTTTGAAATTCATCTCGATTTTAAATTTCACCAAATGAATTAAGCCAAAAGCATTTATAGCCAAAACAACACAAATAACTCGTGTTAAATTTACCAGCAATGGCTGGCGAAAAAAATCTGCGATATAAGGCGCTGCAACAAATAGTAGTAAGTAGAGCAAAAAGCCTATTGCGATGTTAAAATAAAAAACCGTTGAATAATCGGTCTGATTAACATCTTTTTTCTGGATAAGCGCATTATCGAATCCACTATCGATAAATGCCTGTGAAACACCAATAAATATGGCTAGCATCCCTATCAAACCAAAATCTTCCGGTTCTAATAATCTGGCAAGTACAATCTGAGAAATCAGGAGTAGTAACTGACTTCCAAATTTTTCGAGGAAACTCCAAAATACGCCATTAATGGTTTGACTCTTTAAATCGGACATTTATAAATTATTAAGCAACAATTCTTACCCGAACTGCAATTGCTTTTTTCAGTTCCTGAACAATTTTGATACAAGCATTTCCATCCCCGTAAGGGTTGCTTGCTTGTGACATTTTACGGTAAATGGCTTCCTCATTGAAAAGCATTTCTACCGATTCAATAATTCGATAAGAGTCGGTGCCAACCAATTTTACAGTTCCTGCCGATAATGCCTCTGGCCTCTCGGTTGTATCTCTCATGACCAAAACCGGTTTTCCCAAAAATGGAGCTTCTTCCTGTATTCCACCCGAATCAGTTAAAATCAGGTAAGAAAGATCCATCATGTAAACAAATGGCAAATAGTCAATCGGATCAATCAGGAAGATATTTTTTGGTGCCGCTTCACCGTTAACCGGATTCTTACCCAAAATATCGTAAACCGGTTTCTGCACATTCGGATTCAAATGAACCGGGTACACAAAATCGACATCAGGATATTTCGCAGCTAAAAACTTGATTGACTCACAGATATTCAAAAACCCTTTTCCAAAATTCTCTCTTCGATGCCCGGTGACCAGAACCATTTTTCGTGTGCGATAGACCCAATCGGCCACTAAACCTGTTGGAATTCCTTTGCTTTGCAACACATTAACGATATCCATTACCACTCGTGTAGAACGATGAATTTTTGTGAGAGTCAACTGTAAAGCATCAATAACAGTATTGCCGGTAACCACAATTCTATTTTTGCTGATCCCTTCATCCATCAGGTTTTTCTGAGCCATAATGGTAGGTGCAAAATGCCATTGCGCCAAACGTCCTGTAATTTGACGATTGCCTTCTTCCGGCCACGGTGAATACAAGTTATTAGTTCGTAAACCCGCCTCGATATGAGCAACAGGTATTTGCTCATAGTAAGCAGCCAAAGCTGTTGTTGAAGATGTGGATGTATCTCCATGAACCAAAACCAAATCAGGCCTGGATTCTTTCAGCACATCACGCATTCCCAACAGAACCCTACTGGTAATGTCGTATAAATCCTGACCCGACTTCATGATTTCAAGATCATAATCAGGTTGAATATCAAATAAATCAAGCACCTGATCGAGCATTTCGCGATGTTGCCCGGTTACACAAATAACCGTATGAAAATCATTGGGATACTTCTGAAATTCTTTTACCAAAGGAGCCATTTTTATTGCTTCGGGTCGGGTTCCAAAAACCAATAAAACCCGATATTTTTCATTCCTATTCATAATCCAGTTGGTTTAAAAGTGAATCTTATTTACTGTTCGGCTCCATAAAAGGTGGTTGTTGAAGAACGGAACAATTGTGACTGCTAACCAGTCATTAATAAATAGTAACTGAATATTGATTACTGTTTACCGTTAACTGATAAATTGTTAATCGCGGCTTTTACAACAACTTCTACTGATACTGCTTCGAATTCTTCGGTTTGACTATTCGTCACCCCACAAAAATCAAGAATCAGTTTGGCCTTTGTTTTAGGCAGCGAGTAAAATTCGGAGTGTGCCACCAAATAAACGACCATGTCTGCTGCATCAAAAGCATTTTGATATTCAGAGAGCTCGTAATCGGGATGCGAATCAATATTTGGTTCGACAACCATAATTCCATTCTGTTCGGATTGTATTATTTTTTGGATAATATATTTAGCAGGCGATTCGCGTAAATCATCAATATTGGGTTTAAAAGCCATTCCCATAAGAGCAATTTTGGGTTCATAGCCATGCTTTAATTGAAATTGCAGACTGGC contains:
- a CDS encoding MOP flippase family protein, producing the protein MSDLKSQTINGVFWSFLEKFGSQLLLLISQIVLARLLEPEDFGLIGMLAIFIGVSQAFIDSGFDNALIQKKDVNQTDYSTVFYFNIAIGFLLYLLLFVAAPYIADFFRQPLLVNLTRVICVVLAINAFGLIHLVKFKIEMNFKAIAQVVVIANFLSAFVGVGMALLGYGVWALAGQIVGIYFFRTVLFWVKSSWRPSLVFSIQSFKQLFRFGSKLLLSGIISQTFENVYLMVIGRMFSASALGFYSQAKKLQQVPVTTLAQVVGNVTFPAFSKIQDDNEKLKQGFRKLIKLLVFVNFPLMLGLAVVADPLLVLVLGEKWSPSVPYFQLLCIAGMIYTLHASNLNILKVKGRSDLFLYLEIIKKSFIVVAILIGLNWGIMGLVIGQICTSFISFFINAFYTGKLISYTIPNQLKDISQTFYISLGMVAFMTIGWVFENQIIILSFQILIGIGSYLLLAIATKQEALTDGLLILKEVIPLKRWKKIKY
- the wecB gene encoding non-hydrolyzing UDP-N-acetylglucosamine 2-epimerase produces the protein MNRNEKYRVLLVFGTRPEAIKMAPLVKEFQKYPNDFHTVICVTGQHREMLDQVLDLFDIQPDYDLEIMKSGQDLYDITSRVLLGMRDVLKESRPDLVLVHGDTSTSSTTALAAYYEQIPVAHIEAGLRTNNLYSPWPEEGNRQITGRLAQWHFAPTIMAQKNLMDEGISKNRIVVTGNTVIDALQLTLTKIHRSTRVVMDIVNVLQSKGIPTGLVADWVYRTRKMVLVTGHRRENFGKGFLNICESIKFLAAKYPDVDFVYPVHLNPNVQKPVYDILGKNPVNGEAAPKNIFLIDPIDYLPFVYMMDLSYLILTDSGGIQEEAPFLGKPVLVMRDTTERPEALSAGTVKLVGTDSYRIIESVEMLFNEEAIYRKMSQASNPYGDGNACIKIVQELKKAIAVRVRIVA